A stretch of Acidobacteriota bacterium DNA encodes these proteins:
- a CDS encoding pyridoxamine 5'-phosphate oxidase family protein, with protein MTQRFADIAFTTSVKNTQEHYRTRRQNQRLEKADWGLDGLTETEAQFISERDGFYLASVNEEGWPYVQFRGGPKGFLKVLDSHTLGYADFRGNLQYISMGNISHDNRVSLILMDYARKRRIKIFARAEVVDASQAPELIEQLEMPDYRAKIERAVVLHVEAFDWNCPQHITARFTHDEVLQMVAPLQEKVKQLEAEIAALKVIR; from the coding sequence ATGACTCAACGATTTGCCGATATTGCCTTTACAACGAGTGTGAAAAACACCCAGGAACATTATCGCACCCGCCGGCAGAACCAGCGTCTGGAAAAAGCCGATTGGGGATTGGACGGACTGACTGAAACCGAAGCCCAGTTCATCAGTGAGCGCGATGGGTTTTATCTGGCTTCGGTCAATGAGGAAGGCTGGCCCTACGTGCAGTTTCGTGGTGGACCCAAAGGATTTTTGAAGGTTTTGGATTCACACACATTGGGTTACGCTGATTTTCGAGGGAATTTGCAGTACATCAGCATGGGCAACATCAGCCATGACAACCGGGTGTCACTGATTTTGATGGATTACGCCCGGAAGCGGCGAATCAAAATTTTTGCCCGGGCTGAAGTTGTGGACGCCAGTCAGGCGCCGGAATTGATTGAACAACTCGAAATGCCTGATTATCGGGCAAAAATCGAACGAGCCGTTGTGCTCCACGTCGAAGCCTTTGACTGGAATTGCCCGCAACATATCACCGCCAGATTTACCCACGACGAAGTGCTGCAAATGGTGGCGCCGCTCC
- a CDS encoding carboxymuconolactone decarboxylase family protein, whose protein sequence is MSRLNVVDRLTTQPEIKPLFEAVESQLGSVPNFLRVFANSPKALAGILALNGNLGQGLLNAKLQEQIALTVGEANACQYCVSAHTAISQSLGLDAIEIEAARQGNASDEKARAAVQFANALVDNDGNITTGELKAVRDAGYSDGEIVEIITLVGLNTTLNYLGKVSRVEIDFPEVTLLSRSASVAG, encoded by the coding sequence TTTGACCACCCAGCCCGAAATCAAACCTTTGTTTGAAGCAGTTGAGTCACAATTGGGCAGCGTTCCCAATTTTCTGCGCGTGTTTGCCAATTCCCCCAAAGCCTTAGCCGGGATTTTGGCGCTCAATGGCAATCTGGGACAGGGATTGCTCAACGCGAAATTGCAGGAACAGATTGCTTTAACCGTTGGTGAAGCCAATGCCTGTCAATATTGTGTTTCAGCCCACACCGCCATCAGTCAGTCGCTTGGGTTGGACGCCATTGAAATTGAAGCCGCCCGGCAGGGGAATGCCAGCGATGAAAAAGCACGTGCCGCTGTCCAGTTTGCCAACGCTCTGGTGGACAATGATGGCAATATCACCACTGGTGAGTTGAAAGCCGTGCGGGATGCTGGATATTCAGACGGCGAAATTGTCGAAATCATTACCCTGGTTGGTTTGAATACGACCTTGAACTACCTGGGCAAAGTGAGCCGGGTCGAAATTGACTTCCCGGAAGTGACGTTACTGAGCCGGTCGGCCAGCGTAGCTGGCTAG